CAGTTCCTCCGTGAGTTCGTCGACCGTGTGTTCCTCCGGATCCACCATCTCAGTCACCTCCCGCGAACGCGTGCATCTCTTCGAGTACCTCGTTCATCCCCTCGGTGTCGTCGGGGTCGACCATCGTGGCCTCGCGCTCCGAGGGCGCCTTCGGGATCGGGTCGACCGACGAGACGATCGTCGGCGACCCGTCCAGCCCGACGTAGTCGGGGTCGAGGTTCATGTCCTCGTGGTCCCACGTCGTCAGGTGCTCGTCGTGTGCTGCCGCCCGCCGCTCGGTCTCGGCGCGTAGCCGCTTGTGGGTCAGGCGGTGTTCGGCCCGCCGGTAGGTCGGCTCGAACTCGGGGTCCGCGATGACCATACAGGGCAGCGGCGCCTCGACCGTCTCGATCTCGTCGATATCGCCCTCGACGAGCCGCTTCGCCCGCAGGACGCGCTCGTCGGGGTCGATGTCCAGCGCGAGGACGTGGGTGACGATCGGCCACTCCAGCCCCCAGCAGGTCTGGGGGCCGGTGTGGCCCGTCTCCCCGTCGGCGGTCTTGAACCCCGCGAAGATCAGGTCGACCTCGGCGACCTCCGCCTCGTACTTCTCGACGGCCGAACAGAGCGTGATCGCCGTCGCCCACGTGTCCGAGGCGGCGAGTTCGCGGTCCGAGAGCAGGTAGCTGTCGTCGAGGTAGACCGACTCCATCGACTCCTGCAGCACCTCCGCGTACCCCGGCGGCCCCATGCTCATCCCGCTGACGTGGCCGCCGTGGCGCACCTTCGTCTGGAGTGCCGCCTCCAGTGCGAACCTGTCGTTCGGGTTCATCACCGTCGGCGTCTTCCCTCGCTCCAGGTGGCCGTCCTCGTCGAACGAGACCGCCCCCTCGGAGAAGTCGGGGACGCCCTTGGTCAGTACGACCGATCGCATACCTCCCTCCGGGTGCGTGATGTGATTGCGTGTGACATTCTCGTCTCTCCCTATCGCAACTATCGCTATTAAGGATGTGGGTAAAAATCGCCGGCGGCCGGCCGGGCGCTCACTCGGGGTCGCGCTCGGTCGTCCGCATCGTGACCTCGCCGGCGGCCCGGATGGTGCCGTCGACCTCGGCGCCGGGACCCAGTTCGAGGTCGGCACAGGAGATGTCCCCGATGATGCGCGTGTCCGCGCCGACGACGACCGAGCCCTCGCGGGTCGTCAGGTCGCCGTGGATGCGGGCCCCCTCGCCGACGACGACGTCCTCGCGGGCGCGGAGGCTGCCGAAGACGTTGCAGTCGGCGCCCACGTCGATCGTCTCCGCGCGGACGTTGCCGTGTAGCCGACAGCCGTCGCCGATCCGCGCCGGGGTCGAGACCCGCCAGGCGTCGTCGCTGACGGTCGCGTTGCGCGGGATCACGAGCGGTTCGGCGTCGACCTCGGACTCCGCGCCCTCGTCGACCACCTGCGAGAGCAACCGCTGGGC
The Salinilacihabitans rarus DNA segment above includes these coding regions:
- a CDS encoding electron transfer flavoprotein subunit beta/FixA family protein, producing the protein MRSVVLTKGVPDFSEGAVSFDEDGHLERGKTPTVMNPNDRFALEAALQTKVRHGGHVSGMSMGPPGYAEVLQESMESVYLDDSYLLSDRELAASDTWATAITLCSAVEKYEAEVAEVDLIFAGFKTADGETGHTGPQTCWGLEWPIVTHVLALDIDPDERVLRAKRLVEGDIDEIETVEAPLPCMVIADPEFEPTYRRAEHRLTHKRLRAETERRAAAHDEHLTTWDHEDMNLDPDYVGLDGSPTIVSSVDPIPKAPSEREATMVDPDDTEGMNEVLEEMHAFAGGD